One Sphingobacteriales bacterium genomic window carries:
- a CDS encoding sulfotransferase domain-containing protein yields the protein MPLPNFLIIGAAKSGTSSLYIYLREHPEIFMSPVKETRFFSVMNQNIDFNDPASAVVWKGTVSNFEDYKKLFDGVKKEKAIGEASPLYMHTPEAAQNIKSIVPDTKIIACLRQPVERAYSHYWHFVKLGFEKNPTFEAAIADDAQRNYAEYLQLGLYYKMLKRYYDIFDHDKIRIYLYEDLSKDPKSLLKDMFRFLEVDDSFMPNVEMKYNTFAAKREKNIPSASTSTGWLQHFTSLFKKNPPAAVAAPQPQKPRLSEDTFNNTIVYFKEDIQQLQNLLGRDLSQWLLPKNK from the coding sequence ATGCCTCTACCCAATTTTTTGATAATCGGAGCTGCTAAATCGGGTACGTCCTCGCTATATATTTATTTGCGCGAACACCCCGAAATTTTTATGAGTCCGGTGAAAGAAACTCGTTTTTTTTCGGTGATGAATCAAAATATTGATTTCAACGACCCCGCCAGCGCGGTGGTATGGAAAGGAACAGTATCTAATTTTGAGGATTATAAAAAATTATTTGACGGCGTAAAAAAAGAAAAAGCTATCGGTGAAGCCTCGCCTCTGTATATGCACACTCCCGAAGCAGCCCAAAATATTAAAAGTATTGTTCCTGATACCAAAATAATCGCTTGTCTGCGCCAACCAGTGGAGAGAGCCTATTCGCATTACTGGCATTTTGTAAAATTAGGGTTTGAAAAAAATCCCACTTTTGAAGCAGCTATCGCCGATGATGCTCAGCGGAATTATGCCGAATATTTGCAATTGGGGCTGTATTATAAAATGCTCAAAAGATATTATGATATTTTTGACCACGATAAAATTCGTATATATCTGTACGAAGATTTGAGCAAAGACCCTAAATCATTGCTCAAGGATATGTTCCGCTTTTTGGAGGTAGATGATAGTTTTATGCCCAATGTAGAGATGAAATACAATACTTTTGCGGCAAAACGAGAAAAAAACATACCCTCAGCTTCCACATCAACGGGTTGGTTGCAGCATTTCACATCGTTGTTTAAGAAAAATCCGCCCGCTGCCGTTGCTGCTCCGCAACCGCAAAAGCCTCGTCTATCAGAAGATACGTTTAACAATACCATTGTTTATTTTAAAGAAGATATACAACAATTACAAAACCTGCTCGGAAGGGATTTGAGCCAATGGTTATTGCCTAAAAACAAATAA
- a CDS encoding sulfotransferase, producing MKQKTVFILGSERSGSNLLRVLLDNHSLLNAPVPVHFLEYFRPIFNHYIKLKNYNYLLEDMLELANHAFSDWQLELIYPSKVHSLMHAFDYISNAKAAKEGKKHYVCKDNHLFQHIDLISSYFPDPYFLYLYRDPRDQAVSWLKQPIYLKTPYQIANKWRSEQKNVLNYLKVV from the coding sequence ATGAAGCAGAAAACAGTATTTATATTAGGGTCTGAAAGATCCGGCTCTAATTTACTTAGAGTCCTACTAGACAATCACTCCCTGCTAAATGCACCCGTTCCTGTGCATTTTTTAGAATATTTTAGACCTATTTTTAACCATTATATTAAATTAAAAAACTATAATTATTTATTAGAAGATATGCTAGAACTTGCTAATCATGCTTTTAGCGATTGGCAATTGGAGCTAATATATCCATCAAAAGTACACAGTTTAATGCACGCATTTGATTATATCTCAAATGCTAAAGCAGCAAAAGAAGGAAAAAAACATTACGTTTGTAAAGACAATCACTTATTTCAACATATAGATTTAATTTCTTCATATTTCCCAGATCCCTATTTTTTATACCTATACAGAGATCCCAGAGATCAGGCTGTTTCTTGGCTAAAACAACCAATTTATCTCAAAACACCATATCAAATAGCCAATAAATGGAGAAGTGAACAAAAAAATGTATTGAATTATTTGAAAGTGGTGTAA
- a CDS encoding decarboxylase has translation MLNYQQIIDLEKQYRCNSFYTCNPSQLQHNYDTFLSSLKKYYNNSAIGYSYKTNYLPLYCKYVNTWGGYAEVVSEMEYLLALKIGVSPYNIIYNRPYKTYESIFYALSHDSMLNIDSVYEVKIIEEFLKENPNKLVKLGIRCNFELDTHKISRFGFDILQEENLLNIIQLLESYPNCKIVGLHCHFPTVERTVDSYLFRLEKLVQISKQFLKNSTLEYIDIGGGFFGNMDEKLKNLFSCAIPSIRDYGEAIGKKMAEIFYKHPAPPQLIIEPGVALVGDTMCFYTKIIDIKTIRGKSIALCSGTFHNVKPNGDIKNLSIEIIQQPDNDNNRINNIDMDIAGYTCLEYDYLYKNFSGRISIGDYIGYKNMGSYSIVFKPPFINLSPPIFEEKNQSIIGVARKKENIEDVFNSYVI, from the coding sequence ATGTTAAATTATCAGCAAATAATTGATTTAGAAAAACAGTATAGATGCAATTCTTTTTATACTTGTAATCCTTCACAACTTCAACACAACTATGATACTTTCCTTAGCTCATTAAAAAAATATTACAATAATAGTGCTATCGGATATTCTTATAAAACTAACTATTTACCGCTATATTGTAAATATGTGAATACTTGGGGAGGGTATGCTGAAGTAGTATCCGAAATGGAATATCTGTTAGCATTAAAAATAGGAGTATCTCCATATAACATTATTTATAATAGACCCTACAAAACTTACGAATCTATTTTTTATGCACTATCTCACGATTCAATGTTAAATATAGACTCAGTTTATGAAGTAAAAATTATCGAAGAGTTTCTAAAGGAAAACCCAAATAAATTAGTAAAATTAGGCATTAGATGTAATTTTGAGTTAGACACTCATAAGATTTCACGTTTTGGATTTGATATTTTGCAAGAAGAGAATTTGTTAAATATTATACAATTATTAGAATCGTATCCTAATTGTAAAATAGTGGGATTACACTGTCATTTTCCCACAGTAGAAAGAACCGTAGATTCATATTTGTTCAGACTTGAAAAATTAGTACAAATTTCCAAGCAATTTCTTAAAAATTCAACCTTAGAATATATTGATATAGGTGGAGGTTTCTTTGGGAATATGGATGAAAAACTCAAAAATCTTTTTAGCTGCGCAATTCCAAGCATCAGAGATTATGGGGAAGCAATTGGAAAAAAGATGGCAGAAATTTTCTATAAGCACCCCGCTCCCCCCCAATTAATCATCGAACCTGGAGTTGCCTTAGTAGGAGACACCATGTGTTTTTATACCAAGATCATAGACATAAAAACAATACGTGGCAAATCTATCGCTTTGTGTAGTGGTACTTTCCACAATGTAAAGCCGAACGGAGATATTAAGAATTTATCAATTGAAATCATACAACAACCCGATAACGATAATAATAGAATAAATAATATAGATATGGATATAGCAGGCTATACGTGCTTAGAATATGATTATTTATATAAAAACTTTTCAGGTAGAATTTCTATTGGCGATTATATCGGCTATAAAAATATGGGGTCGTATAGTATAGTTTTCAAGCCGCCGTTTATTAACCTAAGCCCTCCGATTTTTGAAGAAAAGAACCAAAGTATCATTGGGGTAGCTAGAAAAAAAGAAAACATTGAAGATGTTTTTAATTCTTATGTTATTTAA
- a CDS encoding sulfotransferase yields the protein MENYKRLPLHQKNQEVEDTLAYLAKYIIDPSISETYSSNFPKIFIMGCARSGTTLLAQFLAQYTKFCYPSNLISRFYYAPKIGALLQKLFFDLDIRKELLGDYDRLFEFESDLGKTQHILSPNEFWYFWRRFFTFNQEIQQLTVDELKKVDFKGFEQGLESIQQVYKAPIFLKGMMLNWHIPELIKNLDNAFIIFTERNLAENAQSILEARNHYFGNYNEWFSFKPEEYDDLKKLSPIEQVIGQVYYTNNAIKEGLKQISNKNYIHIQHEDFCANPNKFLNNLFDILNLNIDEFGTASKIPHFTKHIKQIDNKIKESALLYDRS from the coding sequence ATGGAAAACTACAAAAGGCTACCCCTACATCAAAAAAATCAAGAAGTGGAAGATACTTTAGCTTATTTGGCAAAATATATTATTGACCCTTCTATATCAGAAACATACAGCTCTAATTTCCCGAAAATATTTATTATGGGGTGTGCAAGAAGTGGAACTACATTACTTGCTCAATTTTTAGCCCAATATACAAAATTTTGTTACCCCTCTAATTTAATTTCCCGATTTTATTATGCGCCAAAAATTGGAGCTTTATTACAAAAATTATTTTTTGATTTAGATATAAGAAAAGAATTATTGGGAGACTATGATAGACTATTTGAATTTGAATCCGATTTAGGAAAAACTCAGCATATCCTCTCTCCTAATGAGTTTTGGTATTTTTGGAGGCGATTTTTTACATTTAATCAAGAGATACAACAACTAACAGTAGATGAATTAAAAAAAGTGGATTTCAAGGGCTTTGAACAAGGCTTAGAAAGCATTCAGCAAGTATATAAAGCACCTATTTTTTTAAAAGGGATGATGTTAAATTGGCATATACCTGAATTAATAAAAAACTTAGATAATGCATTTATCATATTTACTGAAAGAAATTTAGCTGAAAATGCACAATCTATATTGGAAGCCAGAAATCATTATTTCGGAAATTATAACGAATGGTTTTCTTTTAAGCCTGAGGAATATGATGATTTAAAAAAATTATCTCCCATAGAACAAGTAATAGGTCAAGTTTATTATACAAATAATGCTATTAAAGAAGGGTTAAAGCAAATAAGTAATAAAAATTATATACATATACAACATGAGGATTTTTGTGCTAATCCAAACAAATTTTTGAATAATTTATTTGATATACTCAATCTTAACATAGATGAATTTGGCACAGCATCAAAAATACCACACTTTACTAAGCATATAAAGCAAATTGATAATAAAATCAAAGAATCTGCATTACTTTATGATCGTTCTTGA
- a CDS encoding ATP-binding cassette domain-containing protein, which yields MKNPLAVRVENVSKKYSIEQLNSDTLKDNLHQRWGSWWSRDDDPATHHEDFWALRNISFELEQGDILGIVGKNGAGKSTLLKIISRITAPTEGAVRIRGKVASLLEVGTGFHPELTGRENIYLNGTILGMRRSDIKAVEEAIIDFSEIRQHIDSPIKHYSSGMRARLGFAVATHLNPDVVIIDEVLSVGDADFQRKSMTKMRDIAKSGKTVFFVSHNLNSVQSLCNKGLYLQRGEMMFFGDIEETLNQYRDLPPPTVGEGKEALSNAAMWDFDNAPGNELVKLKSVVVHAADKQPEEPIAMSDDIIIEIEFWKLVEEGRFDVGIQLIEINKDIIVLGSNTNMCLNLDNIETKKSLIKTKCRIPKFLLNTGFYAINIIISNVYTSTLIEEFYTIVKFFYNEVKFYNHYRLPTRGRGVLRPLLEWQLIN from the coding sequence ATGAAAAACCCTTTAGCCGTTCGAGTTGAGAATGTATCCAAAAAATACAGTATTGAGCAATTAAACAGCGATACGCTCAAAGATAATCTTCATCAGCGTTGGGGCAGTTGGTGGAGCCGTGATGATGACCCCGCCACCCACCACGAAGATTTTTGGGCATTGCGCAATATTTCTTTTGAGTTGGAGCAGGGCGATATTTTGGGCATAGTGGGCAAAAATGGAGCCGGAAAATCTACGCTTTTAAAAATTATTTCCCGTATTACCGCTCCCACAGAAGGGGCAGTGCGGATTAGGGGTAAGGTTGCGAGTTTGTTAGAAGTGGGAACCGGTTTTCACCCCGAACTCACCGGACGGGAAAATATCTACCTCAACGGCACTATTTTGGGTATGCGCCGCAGCGACATCAAAGCGGTAGAAGAAGCCATTATTGATTTTTCTGAAATACGGCAGCATATCGACAGCCCCATCAAACATTATTCGTCGGGGATGCGGGCGCGTTTGGGCTTTGCAGTAGCCACCCACCTCAATCCCGATGTGGTAATTATTGACGAAGTGCTGTCGGTAGGCGATGCCGATTTTCAGCGCAAAAGTATGACCAAAATGCGCGACATCGCCAAAAGCGGTAAAACGGTATTTTTTGTGAGCCATAATTTGAATAGCGTACAAAGTTTGTGCAATAAAGGATTATATTTGCAGCGTGGCGAGATGATGTTTTTCGGAGACATAGAAGAAACCCTCAATCAATACCGCGATTTACCGCCGCCCACCGTAGGCGAAGGCAAAGAGGCACTGAGCAATGCAGCAATGTGGGATTTTGACAATGCTCCAGGCAACGAGTTGGTGAAGTTGAAGAGCGTAGTGGTGCACGCCGCCGACAAGCAGCCCGAAGAGCCGATAGCGATGAGCGATGACATTATTATAGAAATAGAATTTTGGAAATTGGTAGAAGAAGGGCGTTTTGATGTGGGGATACAGTTGATTGAAATAAATAAAGATATAATCGTGTTAGGAAGTAATACTAATATGTGCTTAAATTTAGATAATATAGAAACAAAAAAGTCCCTTATTAAGACAAAATGCAGAATTCCTAAATTTCTCCTAAATACCGGGTTCTATGCTATAAATATCATCATTTCAAATGTATATACGAGTACATTGATTGAAGAGTTTTATACAATAGTAAAGTTCTTCTACAATGAAGTAAAATTTTATAACCATTACAGACTACCTACAAGAGGAAGAGGCGTACTTCGTCCTTTGTTAGAATGGCAGTTAATAAACTAA
- a CDS encoding DegT/DnrJ/EryC1/StrS family aminotransferase, which translates to MIPVTKTFLPPAEAYMSCLKPAWDNCWITNRGELVQQLEKLLKDYLEVSKILITTNGTLPIQIALKSLNLKGEIITTPFSYVATTSSIVWEGLKPIFVDIDPEYLTIDEKHIEAAITPNTSAILATHVYGNPCNVDAIEKLAQKYQLKVIYDAAHCFGVKFKNSSIFNYGHVATCSFHATKLFHTGEGGALFCNEDSLYETLFYQHNFGHNGPEKFHGVGINAKISELQAAMGLAVFPYINHIIESRKQIVETYYQLLKEKNVTLLKIREGTLWNYAYFPVIFETEEKLLEVKDNMNKVNIFPRRYFYPSLNTISYLNNYQKMVVSESIACRVLCLPLYVGLSNNDIEKICSFI; encoded by the coding sequence ATGATTCCTGTAACAAAAACTTTTCTTCCTCCTGCTGAAGCTTATATGTCGTGTTTAAAACCGGCATGGGATAATTGTTGGATAACAAATAGAGGAGAATTAGTACAACAATTAGAAAAACTATTGAAGGATTATTTGGAGGTATCTAAAATATTAATTACAACCAATGGTACTCTTCCTATACAAATTGCTCTTAAGTCCTTAAATTTAAAAGGAGAAATTATTACTACACCTTTTTCTTATGTAGCTACTACAAGTAGTATTGTTTGGGAAGGACTGAAACCTATATTTGTTGATATTGACCCTGAATACCTTACTATTGATGAAAAACATATTGAAGCTGCCATCACCCCTAATACCAGTGCTATATTGGCAACCCATGTCTATGGCAACCCATGTAATGTAGATGCAATAGAGAAGTTAGCTCAAAAATACCAACTCAAGGTTATTTATGACGCTGCTCATTGTTTTGGCGTAAAATTTAAAAATAGTTCTATTTTCAATTATGGGCATGTTGCTACTTGCAGTTTTCATGCTACTAAACTATTTCATACCGGAGAAGGCGGAGCATTGTTCTGTAATGAAGATAGTTTGTATGAGACATTGTTTTATCAACATAACTTTGGGCATAATGGTCCCGAAAAATTTCATGGAGTGGGTATTAATGCTAAAATTAGCGAATTACAAGCCGCTATGGGTTTAGCTGTTTTTCCCTACATTAACCATATCATTGAATCTCGTAAACAGATTGTTGAAACGTACTATCAATTACTTAAAGAAAAAAATGTAACTTTATTAAAAATCAGAGAAGGGACCCTATGGAATTATGCTTATTTTCCAGTTATTTTTGAAACAGAAGAAAAATTATTGGAAGTAAAAGACAATATGAATAAAGTAAATATATTTCCCAGACGTTATTTTTATCCTTCACTTAATACGATTTCATATCTAAATAACTATCAAAAAATGGTTGTTTCTGAGAGCATAGCTTGTAGGGTATTGTGTTTGCCATTATATGTGGGACTCAGCAATAATGATATTGAAAAAATATGCAGCTTCATATAG
- a CDS encoding class I SAM-dependent methyltransferase: MIKKILQFFSPKKTKQTSENLLTNLSFPAAYKSCTEVIKNKPDAVWFEVLCNPASAHLPAQFRQLLPQLPATEIQLKYTGFTDRQTLSGAFAYYKRCKAICAEHGLNYTAFDKMLDFGCGWGRINRFFLKDFEPQQIHGVDVDKDVLQLSRDLNIQCQLSQTPPLPDGSLPANTYDLITAFSVFSHLSEDAHWAWIQEFKRILKPGGILIVTTRGRDFIEQCAKVREQPQIPPHLMGLARSFTDTKTALQQYDKGDFCYSAVGGGDMRDGSYYGEACIPKAYIEKNWKPLFSKVAFYDYKEHKGYHQNTLVAIK, from the coding sequence ATGATAAAAAAAATACTACAATTTTTTTCACCAAAAAAAACAAAACAAACGTCTGAAAACCTGCTTACCAACCTGAGTTTTCCGGCTGCTTATAAAAGTTGCACAGAAGTAATAAAGAATAAACCAGATGCTGTTTGGTTTGAAGTATTATGTAATCCGGCTTCTGCTCATTTACCTGCTCAATTTCGCCAATTGTTGCCGCAATTACCCGCTACCGAAATACAACTAAAATATACCGGCTTCACCGACCGCCAAACCTTGTCGGGAGCATTTGCCTATTACAAACGCTGTAAAGCCATCTGCGCAGAACATGGGTTAAATTATACTGCTTTTGATAAAATGCTGGATTTTGGCTGCGGTTGGGGGCGCATTAACCGATTTTTTCTGAAAGATTTTGAACCACAACAAATACACGGCGTAGATGTGGATAAAGATGTGCTGCAATTGAGCCGCGATTTGAATATTCAGTGCCAACTCAGCCAAACCCCTCCCCTGCCCGATGGCTCCCTGCCGGCAAATACCTACGATTTAATTACGGCTTTTTCGGTATTTTCGCACCTTTCTGAAGATGCGCACTGGGCGTGGATACAGGAGTTTAAACGGATTTTAAAACCCGGTGGCATTTTAATTGTTACCACGCGCGGGCGCGATTTTATTGAACAATGTGCTAAGGTGAGAGAGCAACCTCAGATTCCGCCGCATTTGATGGGTTTGGCACGTTCTTTTACAGATACGAAAACAGCCCTTCAACAATACGACAAAGGAGATTTTTGTTATAGTGCTGTAGGTGGCGGCGATATGCGCGATGGTTCGTATTACGGTGAAGCCTGTATTCCAAAAGCTTATATAGAAAAAAATTGGAAGCCTTTATTTTCAAAAGTAGCGTTTTATGACTATAAAGAACATAAAGGTTATCATCAAAATACTTTAGTTGCCATCAAGTAA
- a CDS encoding glycosyltransferase family 4 protein — translation MEKHIKDIHFTWIGVEERNEFYQFLKKDLAYFNLEAQVTLLPISDNPFPVYNTFDIFVLPSREDPFPLVCLENAALGKPIICFADAGGMPEFVEQGAGTVVEYLNVEAMAEAILAYKNNPEYCRHTGKQAAELVQQFDINQAGEIILETYSKLGVNLQRTV, via the coding sequence TTGGAAAAACATATTAAAGATATTCATTTTACTTGGATTGGCGTGGAAGAACGCAATGAATTTTATCAGTTTCTGAAAAAAGATTTGGCATATTTCAATTTAGAAGCACAAGTAACACTACTGCCTATCAGCGATAATCCTTTTCCGGTATATAACACTTTTGATATATTTGTGCTGCCCTCGCGCGAAGATCCTTTTCCATTGGTGTGTCTCGAAAATGCGGCTCTCGGAAAACCCATTATCTGCTTTGCCGATGCCGGCGGTATGCCTGAGTTTGTAGAGCAAGGTGCAGGCACAGTGGTAGAATATCTGAATGTAGAAGCAATGGCAGAAGCGATTTTAGCATACAAAAATAACCCCGAATACTGCCGACATACAGGCAAACAAGCTGCCGAATTGGTACAGCAATTTGATATTAACCAAGCCGGCGAAATAATTTTGGAAACTTACTCCAAATTAGGCGTAAATTTGCAGCGCACGGTATAA
- a CDS encoding sulfotransferase domain-containing protein — protein sequence MWNIFSEIFIKKQHLLLSGMGRSGTTWVGQVLNAQKQYDEIFEPFCKDKIPSIKSYDFFTYMTAETQNAPLYECTKKY from the coding sequence ATGTGGAATATATTTTCTGAAATTTTCATAAAAAAACAACATCTGCTGTTGTCTGGAATGGGACGCAGTGGAACCACTTGGGTTGGGCAAGTTCTTAATGCTCAAAAACAATACGATGAAATATTTGAGCCTTTTTGCAAAGATAAAATACCAAGCATTAAATCGTATGATTTTTTCACATATATGACAGCAGAAACACAAAATGCTCCGTTATATGAATGTACAAAAAAATATTGA
- a CDS encoding methyltransferase domain-containing protein has product MFKGFFSKKDKTSNIKIGSKKERQCYICKEHIDSFTKTKGGSESRSSYLTHLNMIGSDRDNFGCPICKCHDRERHLYMFFDKLALWKYFDNNKVLHFAPETHLKKDIKLRQPEIYIQADLMPQNSEIQKIDITSIPYSKNYFDIIICNHVLEHVPDYMKALAEIYRVLNKNGIAILQTPLSRLLKSNFSDENINTDDLRLFFYGQEDHCRIFSEESFYNDIIKTGFKLEISKHSEMFTDELAYKYGVNKKEDLILARKV; this is encoded by the coding sequence ATGTTTAAAGGTTTTTTTTCAAAAAAAGATAAAACTTCTAATATAAAAATAGGTTCAAAAAAAGAACGTCAATGTTATATATGTAAAGAACATATAGATAGTTTTACAAAAACAAAAGGAGGCAGTGAATCTAGAAGTTCTTATTTGACACACCTAAATATGATAGGTAGCGACAGGGATAATTTTGGTTGTCCAATTTGTAAATGTCACGACAGAGAACGCCACTTATATATGTTTTTTGATAAACTAGCATTATGGAAGTATTTTGATAATAACAAAGTATTACATTTTGCGCCCGAAACGCATTTAAAAAAAGATATCAAGTTACGCCAACCCGAAATATATATTCAAGCTGATTTGATGCCCCAAAATAGTGAAATACAGAAGATAGACATTACGTCAATTCCTTATTCGAAAAATTACTTTGATATTATTATTTGCAACCATGTATTAGAACATGTACCCGATTATATGAAAGCATTAGCTGAAATCTATAGGGTACTCAACAAAAATGGCATTGCGATTCTCCAAACACCTTTATCCCGTCTTCTGAAATCAAATTTTAGTGATGAAAATATTAATACTGATGATTTAAGGTTATTTTTTTATGGACAGGAAGATCATTGTAGAATTTTTAGTGAGGAATCATTTTATAATGATATTATTAAAACAGGGTTCAAATTAGAGATTTCAAAGCACAGTGAGATGTTTACCGATGAGCTTGCTTATAAATATGGAGTTAATAAAAAAGAGGATTTGATTCTTGCTCGTAAAGTATAA
- a CDS encoding ATP-grasp domain-containing protein — MNLLFSCIGRRGYMVDYFKAYLSHNDRIVGTSNTPWTTGLKRCDASYIMPDIANEELYIQKVLEVCRIENITAILSFYDDDVEILSKHLNEFERIGVFPILPKHHISTLCFDKYKSFNFLTEHKFYTPFTVNSLEAAYNAIADGYLQFPLIIKPQFGFGSKNVFTVYNIEQMPSLFHYDSDPMIIQNKISGTEYCLDIFNNKEGEVISVVCKQKLAMRAGEVDQSVTVYSDLLFEEGKRLGKAVGHIGPLDVDIFVRDNKVYIIELNPRFGGAYPISHEAGANFIQLVIDMVNGKKLNPHIGNYEQGVQIMKEYSIVKGLPTITGYFNK, encoded by the coding sequence ATGAATTTGTTGTTTTCCTGTATAGGTAGACGTGGTTATATGGTGGATTATTTCAAAGCCTACTTATCACACAATGACCGCATTGTAGGTACCAGTAATACACCTTGGACTACCGGTTTAAAGCGTTGTGATGCCAGCTATATTATGCCTGACATTGCCAATGAAGAATTATATATTCAAAAAGTATTAGAAGTATGTCGTATTGAAAATATAACTGCTATTTTATCATTTTATGATGATGATGTAGAAATTTTATCAAAACACTTAAATGAGTTTGAAAGAATAGGTGTATTTCCCATACTGCCTAAACATCACATCAGCACTTTGTGTTTTGACAAATATAAGTCCTTTAATTTCTTGACAGAACATAAATTTTATACTCCTTTCACCGTAAACTCTTTAGAAGCCGCATATAATGCCATAGCAGACGGATACTTACAATTTCCCTTAATTATAAAACCTCAATTCGGTTTTGGAAGTAAAAACGTATTTACGGTTTACAACATAGAGCAGATGCCATCTTTATTTCATTACGATTCTGACCCTATGATTATTCAAAATAAAATATCAGGTACAGAATACTGCTTAGATATCTTTAATAACAAAGAAGGGGAAGTGATTTCTGTGGTATGTAAACAAAAACTCGCCATGAGAGCAGGCGAAGTGGATCAGTCTGTAACAGTATATTCAGACCTTTTATTTGAAGAAGGTAAAAGACTGGGTAAAGCGGTAGGACATATTGGTCCATTAGATGTAGATATTTTTGTTCGAGACAATAAGGTATATATAATAGAGCTGAATCCGAGATTTGGCGGCGCATATCCTATTTCCCATGAAGCGGGTGCTAATTTTATACAATTAGTAATAGACATGGTAAATGGTAAAAAATTGAACCCTCATATTGGAAATTATGAGCAAGGTGTACAAATTATGAAGGAATACTCCATTGTTAAAGGATTACCGACTATTACGGGTTATTTTAACAAGTAA
- a CDS encoding glycosyltransferase, translating into MAKAINSVISQKIVPDFEICIGEDNSIDNTRIICQEYAKNYSEKIRLFLHERKNVIYINGSPTGRYNFIHNIKNAKGNYIALLDGDDYWLDPFKLTKQINFLEEHPEYVICCHRAKVVTGETEHLSSVLPDKFNQDRDFSHKDILTQNLFPTGSIVFRRELLRTIPNWFYFSPFGDWSLQLYLSQFGKIRYLSDIMSVYRRHDGGIHSGLIKTVEGTERLLNLHILFYNILSKNLELGDFKSNKSNYYSQIYQTAIKSLIKLGAIDKAMYFNEELFKEIGFYQNQVQNNYSDIFSAVNSRKLGHK; encoded by the coding sequence ATAGCGAAGGCTATTAATAGTGTTATATCACAAAAGATAGTACCTGATTTTGAAATATGTATAGGCGAAGATAATTCTATAGATAATACTCGAATAATTTGTCAAGAATACGCGAAAAACTATTCTGAAAAAATACGTTTATTTTTACACGAAAGAAAAAATGTGATTTATATTAATGGTAGCCCTACAGGAAGATATAACTTTATTCACAATATAAAAAATGCAAAAGGAAATTATATCGCTCTTCTAGATGGAGACGATTATTGGTTAGATCCATTTAAACTGACAAAGCAAATTAATTTTCTCGAAGAACATCCCGAATATGTAATTTGTTGCCATAGGGCTAAAGTAGTTACTGGAGAAACAGAACATCTATCTAGTGTCCTTCCTGATAAATTTAATCAAGATAGAGACTTTTCCCATAAAGATATCTTGACTCAAAACTTATTTCCAACAGGATCTATTGTATTCAGAAGAGAGTTGCTTCGTACTATTCCAAACTGGTTTTATTTTTCACCTTTTGGCGATTGGTCATTACAATTATATCTCAGTCAATTTGGCAAAATTCGCTATTTGAGTGATATAATGAGTGTATATCGCCGCCACGACGGAGGCATACATAGTGGGCTGATTAAAACTGTTGAAGGTACAGAGCGTTTACTCAATTTACATATATTATTTTACAATATTTTAAGTAAGAATTTAGAATTGGGTGATTTTAAATCTAATAAGAGTAATTATTATAGTCAAATTTACCAAACCGCAATTAAAAGTTTAATTAAATTAGGTGCCATTGATAAGGCGATGTATTTTAATGAAGAATTATTTAAAGAGATCGGATTTTACCAAAATCAAGTACAAAATAATTATTCCGATATTTTTTCTGCAGTTAATAGCCGAAAATTAGGTCATAAATAA